The following is a genomic window from Amycolatopsis sp. BJA-103.
CGGCGGTGTCGATCTTCGCCTCCGGCGCGATGTTCGCGCTCTACGAAGGCTTCTCGACGGTGTTCGGCGAAGCGACCGAGCAGACCGATCCGATCGTCGGCTACGTCGTCCTCGCGATCGCCTTCGTCCTCGAATCCGTCTCGTGGTTCCAAGCCGTGCGGCAGGTGCGGCGCGACGCCGCCGAAGCGGGCCAGAAGATCTCGGTCTACCTGCGGATGATCGACGACCCGGCGCCGAAGACCGTCCTGTTCGAGGACTCGGCGGCGCTGATCGGCCTGCTGCTCGCGTTCGCCGGGATCGGGCTGCACCAGCTCACCGGATCGCATGTCTGGGACGGTGCGGCGTCGATCGCGATCGGGGTGCTGCTGGCGCTCGTCGCCTACGTGCTCGGGCGCACCAACCGCGGCCTGCTGATCGGCAGGCAGGCGGATCCGAGGCTGGTGCGCGCGGTGCGGGACCATCTGGTGGGCGCGCCCGAGATCGAGGCCGTCGTCGACCTGCAGACCATGCTGATGGGCACCGACCAGGTGCTCGTCTGCGCTCGCGTCGACTTCGACGACGCGCTGGGCGCGGCGGAGGTCGAACGCGCCTGCGTCCGGATGGCCGCCGAACTGACGCGGACGTTCGGTGACATCACCGAGGTGTTCATCGAACCGGTCCCGCGCACGGATCCCGAGCTTCGCGCGGCGGTTCTGGCCCGCTACGGCGACATCGCCGAACGATGGGACAAGGGTCAGTAGCCGAAGTTCTGCGTCCAGTACATGCCCTTGGTGTTGACGCCGACGCCGATCTTCTTCAGCTTGCAGTTGAGGATGTTCGCGCGGTGGCCCTCGGAGTTCATCCAGGCGTCCATCACCTTGGCGGCGTTCGACTGTCCCTTGGCGATGTTCTCCGCACCGGGCTTGTCGTAGCCGGCGGCCCGGATGCGCTGGTCGAACGTGGTGCCCTCAGGCGTGGTGTGCGAGAAGTAGTTCCGGGCAGACATGTCGTCACTGTGTCCCTGCGCGGCCGCGGCGAGATGCGACTCGTTGCTCACCGGCGAGCAGCCCGCGTCGGCGCGCTCGGCGTTGACGAGGTCGATGACCTGACCGGCGAGCGAACTGTCCTGCGAGCGGGGCGGCGCGGGAGCCTTGCTCGAAGTGGGCTTCGGAGCCTCGGAAGTCTGAGCGGGCGGCTCGGCCGCGGCGGAGGACGAGCTGGGCGGGGCGGAGGAGGTCGTGGGAGCCTCCGAAGACGGCGCCGGAGCGGGCTGACCGGACGCGGGGTCGCCTGGCGCCGGAGCGGTCGTCTGGCCGAAGTAGGCGGGAGGCTTCGCGAGCGCGTCGCCGGAGCGGCCCTTGGTGTCGGGGACGCTCAGCGAGAGGTTGCTCAGCGCGGTGCCCTGGAACCGATCGGTCACCATCAGGTAGCTCGCGCTGGCGATCACTCCGCCGAGCAGAAAGCTGAGCGTGACAAGAAGTAACCGGTTTCTTGCTCTCTTGGGGGACACGAGGCCGAAAACTATCACGAACTGGTTACGGCAATACCCCCGAAAGTAGTAATACCGGTCAACGGTTGCGTTGAGTGATCAAACCTGTGGACTCGTTCGTGATCGTCGTGGCGTCGCCCAGGAACCGGATCACCGTCTCCAGCTCACTGTCCGTGTACTTCTCGCAGGCCTCGCGGACCGATTTCACCAGGTGATCCCACAGCGGGGCGGCACCGGCCATCATCGCCCCGTCGATCTCGATGAGCACCTTCCGCCGATCCTCGGGGTGCGGCTTCCGCGCGACGATCCCCTTGCTCTCGAGCCTGTCGATGAGCGCGGTGATCGACGCCGGCGCGAGCCCCGAGAGCTGCGAAAGCGCCTTCGGCGTCTGTGGACCGAAGCGGGCGAGGTAGTCGGCCAC
Proteins encoded in this region:
- a CDS encoding cation diffusion facilitator family transporter codes for the protein MSEESGDESTLTVVLAGGVNLAIAVLKLIAGIITGSGAMLSEAAHSVADTITEVLLLTALKRSDRPADRVHPFGYGKERYFWSLLAAVSIFASGAMFALYEGFSTVFGEATEQTDPIVGYVVLAIAFVLESVSWFQAVRQVRRDAAEAGQKISVYLRMIDDPAPKTVLFEDSAALIGLLLAFAGIGLHQLTGSHVWDGAASIAIGVLLALVAYVLGRTNRGLLIGRQADPRLVRAVRDHLVGAPEIEAVVDLQTMLMGTDQVLVCARVDFDDALGAAEVERACVRMAAELTRTFGDITEVFIEPVPRTDPELRAAVLARYGDIAERWDKGQ
- a CDS encoding MarR family winged helix-turn-helix transcriptional regulator, coding for MSSERAELVERILNGSRALSTETVMFHTAIAERSGLSAVESKVADYLARFGPQTPKALSQLSGLAPASITALIDRLESKGIVARKPHPEDRRKVLIEIDGAMMAGAAPLWDHLVKSVREACEKYTDSELETVIRFLGDATTITNESTGLITQRNR
- a CDS encoding CAP domain-containing protein, coding for MIASASYLMVTDRFQGTALSNLSLSVPDTKGRSGDALAKPPAYFGQTTAPAPGDPASGQPAPAPSSEAPTTSSAPPSSSSAAAEPPAQTSEAPKPTSSKAPAPPRSQDSSLAGQVIDLVNAERADAGCSPVSNESHLAAAAQGHSDDMSARNYFSHTTPEGTTFDQRIRAAGYDKPGAENIAKGQSNAAKVMDAWMNSEGHRANILNCKLKKIGVGVNTKGMYWTQNFGY